TATATGAAGCGATGAAAAAAATAATTGATAGACGAACTCATGATAAAGTAGCCGACCCTGCCATATTTTTAGATTTTGGAGGAATGTGGGGAACAACATGGGGGAGGTTAGCTAATAAATTTAAAAACGAAGTCGAAGATGGAAAAGTTTGTTTTGTGGTAAGTAACATACAACTTAACCCAAAATTAAGTCTGCCTGATTCTGAATCATTTAATGAAGGAACTATTGATGCCGTTAATAAATATCGACATTTAGTTAACTTTATACAATGTGACGCAAATGAATTATCAGGAATAAAAATTATGCTTCCAAATGGAAACGTAATTTCCTTGAATAATCATTTAGCTTTAATCCACGAAAAAATGGCTTTAACTCACGGAAGTATACCGGATACAGACCTACCTACGTTGGCAGAAAATTTGGAAGAAGGAGGTATTTTAATGTTCGCTAGCGATACTATGCATACAAATATTCCAGAAAGAAACTTGCTTCAAGATGAAATTAATAAAGCGTTTGTTGTTGGCAAGAAAAATCTTCAAAAATTAGGTTATAAAGATCAAAATATTAGAAATGAGTGCGGTTATAAAATTTATTCTAAAAAAGAATCAAGACTGTTGTTTGTGTAATATTTTAAAACCATGCCAATAAGAAAGGAACTTCCTATAGTTTGTAAATATTCCCAATTTCTGTTATAATACTCTCACTGCTTAATAATTAAGCTAATTTGAGTTTGTAAGATAAGGTACCCCAATTTTTATTTTTTGTATCTTTTCTTCAGATTTTATTTTCATATTAGGCAGCAAATTATGTACAACAAAAACAGAAATCATAAAGACAGTTTCCGTGGAGGAAATAGAAACTTTAGGAATAATAATCATTTTAGGTCTCGCGGAGGCGCTCGCGCTCGTTTTCGTGCCAAAAATTTTGACCCAACAAACATGATTAATAATCTTAATAGCATGCCCCAGGAAGAAGTTGTTGTAAAAGAATTTATTGCCAAAAATAAATTTTCAGATTTTAAGTTAGATAGGCGCCTGGAAACAAATATTATTAATAAAAATTATATAAATCCAACTCCTATTCAAGATGCTGCTATCCCAGAACTTTTAAGAGGCCATGATTTAGTCGGTATTGCCAAAACCGGTTCAGGTAAAACTGCAGCTTTTCTTATTCCTTTAATTAACAAAGTTTTAAGAAATCCTGATCAAAAAGTTTTAATTTTAGCTCCCACTCGTGAGCTTGCAGTCCAAATCAGAGATGAACTTCGTGAATTTACTTACAATACAAATTTACAAAGTGTTCTTTGTATTGGAGGAGTTAGTATGCACGGCCAGATTAAAATTTTACGAAGAAATCCTCAATTTGTTATTGGTACTCCTGGCCGCTTAAAAGATCTTGAAGATCAACACCAAATAAATTTTAATAATTATAGAAATATCGTTCTTGACGAAGTCGACCACATGCTTGATATGGGCTTTATCCAGGATGTAGATTACATCATTAATAAACTTCCATACGCCCGTCAGTCTTTATTTTTCTCAGCAACGATAACGGACGGTGTCGAGAGAGTTATGAAAAAGTTTCTTAAAAATCCGGTGACAATAAAAATTGAATCAAATGCCCCTACAGCAAATGTTAGTCAGCAAATTGTAAAAACAAACGGCAAATCAAAAATAGAAGTTTTACATGAATTACTTATCAGTCCTGGTTTTGAAAAAGTATTAATTTTTGGCCGCACAAAGTTTGGAGTAGAGAAACTCTCTAGAGAATTGATTGATAGAGGATTTAAAGCTGCTTCCATTCATGGAAATAAAAGCCAAAATCAAAGGCAAAGAGCATTAAGCGAATTTAAAGATGGGTATGTAAAAATATTACTTGCAACAGATGTTGCTTCTCGTGGTCTTGATATTCCAGATGTCACTCACGTCATAAATTACGAATTACCAGAAAGTTATGAAGATTATATCCATAGAATTGGAAGAACTGGTCGCGCAGACAAAAAAGGCACAGCTTTGACTTTTGTTAATTAATTTTCTAGTATTCTTAATACTATATGGTAGAACAAAACAACAAACCAAAATTATCTGCAGAAGAAAGTTATAATAAATTTATGCAAGAATTAGAAGAATTAAATGAAAAACTGGGCAGCTCAACTGTGGAAATTATTCGATTAGTTAATAATGCAATTTCAGCAGGATCACAAACACAAGGAACACCAGAAGAGGTTCATAATAAAATAGCAAGTGCATACTCATTAGGAATTCACAAACTTACTTTCAGACTAAATTATTCTGATGAATTGGCTCCTATTATTGCAGCATATATAACTCAGCAGGGTGAGCATCGTAGAGAAATTATTAAACTCCAACAAACAAATAAATAACTTGTCATCTTTGATAAAATATATTTATGACTCAAATTTCAGGAGGTACAGTCCACACCTTACCAAAAGATTTGCATGATGCTTTATCAAAAGACGCCAAAGCTCTTTTAATTTGGGAAACTTTAACTCCTCTTGCCAGAAATGAATGGATTTGTTGGACAACTCTAGTTAAAAAGCAGGAAACAAGAAATGATCACGTCAGAAGAGTAGTGAGTGAATTAAAAGATGGTATGCGCCGTCCGTGTTGTTGGCTTGGTTGTATTCATAGAAAAGATAAACCTCTTAGTAAGTCAGTTAAGTATGTTCTTAGCAAACGTAAAATTGCTTAGAGTGTTATAATTAATCTGTGTTAAATTTTAATTCCATTCTTCTTTCAACAGAAAATCACAAAAAGCTTGCAGAATTTTATATCAAAGTTTTTGACATGAAACCAACGATGGAAGATAAAGGTTATACTGGTTTTTTAGTTGGTAGTTGTTTCTTTAGCATTGGCGCGCACGACAAGATCCGCGGTAAAAATACCAATCCTGACAGGATCTTATTTAATTTTGAAAGCAAAGACGTTAAGGAAGAATTTGAAAGAATAAAAGAAATTGAAGGCGTAAAAATTATCAAAGAACCATATTCAATGGGAGAAGATAATAATTATTGGATTGCAACTCTTGCAGATCCAGATGGAAATTATTTTCAGCTAATTTCTCCTTGGGAAGGTTAAATAAATTTATTTAGTTTCAAGAAGCGAGATTATTTTATCTAATTTTGCATTTAATTCACCAAAGTCTTGTGTTGGAGCAGATCTAAAACTTGGCCTGTCATTTCTTCGATTTCCTCGGTCTGAATTGCGTCCTCCCATTTTTTCAAAACAATCACTGCAGTACACTGGTTTACCTTCAGTTGGTTTAAATGGAACTTCGCATTCTTTTCCACAGTTATCGCATGTTGCTTTGAACATCTCTCGAGGTCCTCGATCATTGCCAAAAGATCTGCCTCTAGAGAAGCCTCCTCGCCCGCGATTACGATCTCCAAATGAAGATCTTTTTCTGTCTCCGTCAAATGCCATAAGGCTATTATAACAGATTCAAAAATAATATGTTAAAATCTCTTTATGAGTAAAAATCCAATAACTTCTTTTGTAATTGCAGTCGAAGATCTAAATAAAATGAGCTTGCTTCAACCAAAAGGAATGTAATTAAATATTAAATTCTATTAATAAATCTTTTGGAGATAATCTAAACCAGCTTTCATAATCTCTTCTTGCAGATTCATATTCATAATATCTAGGATGATCACTGGGTATCCACATTGGAGTATTGGCAATTGCCGTCTGAACTTCCATTACAAAATTCCACCTGGCCTTTTTATCAGTATCAGTTAATTCTTCACTTAATTTATTTAACCAGGGGGCATTTTCAGGTGGTTGAGGTAGAGGATAAACCTCTCTTTGTATCTCAAGCATGATATCTAATGGATTTCTTTTTGTTTGTTCTTGGCTCTCAGTAGTCATAGTTCATATTCCAACAAGTAAAAGTCCTTGTCAACTGATATAATTGAAGCTGATTCAAATGCAAAATATTTTAAAAATCATAAAATTAAGTAAACCTCAGCATAAATGGATTATTGTTGACTGTCTATTAATTGTTGTTCAATCTGTTTTGCAGCAGGCAACTCCAATTATTTTGATGTATGTCGTAAACGATTTAACTACTCAAATAACAACTGGAAAAGGCAATTATCAGGAATTAACTCTTCTTTTCGCCTTAATTTTTGCAGTTAATGTCGGCTTGGTAATTATTAATGTAGTCAATCAAAGATTGGGGGATCATATTGCAAGTCGTCTTGGAAAGTATCTTACAGAGGTTTTCTACAAAAAAATCTTTACTCTTCCTCAAGTTTATTTTGATAGTGAATTGTCTGGAAAAATTGTCAACGAATTAAATAGAGGAATTATTTCTATCCGTGATTTTATTGGAAATGCCAGCAATTTTATTTTGCCAGGAATTTTGCAGGCAATTTTTGGAATTATAGTTCTTGCATATTTTGACAAATTAATTGCTCTTTTAGCAATTGCTGTTTTTCCAGTTTATATTTTAATTTCCAGTTACTCAACCAAAAAATGGGGAGAGATGCAAGCAAAGAAAAATATTCATGAAGACGCTTCTCGCGGCCGCATTGGTGAAGTTATCGGAAATATTAAATTAGTAAAAACATATAACACACAAAAAAGAGAATGGGATTATGTAAGGGATGAATATCAGACCCTTAATGATTTATATGACAAGCAGTCTACTCAATATCATGTCTTAAATTTCTTCCGTGAATTTGGCCTAGAAATCGCTTTTGTTTTTATCCTTTATATTATTTTTACTAAAACTTTTAATCGCAGCTTAACTCTCGGAGAAATGGTTTTAATTATTCAAATCTTAAATCAATTAAGATGGCCACTTTTTGGAATGAGTTTTATTTTAGAGCAAGTACAAAGAGCTGAGGCAGATTCTAAAGAATTTTTCGCAGTTTTAGATTTGGAGGGTACAGAAAAGTTCCAGGATAAAAAATTACCAAAACTTTTAAGTAAACCTGAAATTAATTTATCAAATGTTGATTTTGCATATTCTGAAGGAGGGAAAGTTTTAAATAATATTAATTTGCATTTAAATAATCCAGAAAAAGTTGCTTTTGTTGGTCATAGCGGTGCGGGTAAAACCACTTTAGTTAATCTAATATTAGACCTTTATGATCCAACTTCAGGTGAAATAACCATTGGTAATAAAAACTACAAAGAAGTTAGCCATGCTTGGGTTCGCGAACACATGGCCTTAGTTTTTCAAGATAATGAATTGTTTTCATCAACAATAAGAGAAAATGTTGCATATGGCGCAGAACATGCAACTGATAAAGAAATTATAAAAGCCCTAAAAGACGCAAATGCTTATGAATTTGTTATGAAATTTAAAGACGGCCTTGATGCCAAAATTGGAGAGCGGGGAGTAAAGCTCTCTGGCGGCCAAAAACAAAGAATTCAAATAGCGCGGGCAATTCTTCATGATAAACCAATTTTAATTTTAGATGAAGCAACTTCTTCTCTTGATTCTCGCTCTGAAAGTTTAGTCCAGGATGCATTAGAAAAATTATTTAAAAATAGATTAGTAATTATTATTGCTCACAGATTTTCAACCATTCAAAATGTTGATCGAATTGTAGTTCTTGATGCTGGAACGATCGTTGATGAAGGTAAACCGAAGGAATTAGCAAAGAAAAAAGGATTATATTCAGAACTTCTCAATTATCAAATCGAAGGAAATAAAAAACTTCTTAGTGAATACGAATTACGATAAAATAAATTATGAAGCTTAAATTAGTTTCCAAACGCCAAGAAATCCTAGACGTAACCACTTTTATTTTTGAGCCACAAGAAAAAATAAAATGGATTGCAGGCCAATATCTCCACTGGGTTTTACACCATGAACCAACTGACGACAGGGGATCTGACCGTTGGTTTACGATTTCGTCCGCTCCTTTTGAAAAAGAAATCCATATTACAACCAGATTTAATAAAGAAAGATCAAGTTCTTTTAAAAATAAATTATTCAGTTTAGAAATCGGCAAGAGCATTGAAAATTCCTATCTCGAAGGTGATTTTATTGTTACTGATCCAAATAAGAAATATATTTTTCTTGCAGGCGGGATTGGAATTACTCCATTTAGAAGCATAATCAAACAATTAGATCACGACAAATTACCAATAAATGTAGATTTGCTTTATGCAAATCACGATCAAAATATTGTTTTCAAAAAGGAATTAGAAGAAATCTCAAAGAGAAATCCCAATTTTAAAATTACTTACATATTTTCACCAGAACATATTGATGAAAATAAAATCAAACAAATTGTAAGCTTTCAAAACAAAATAATCTATGTTTCCGGTCCTGAACTAATGGTTGAAGATTTAATAAAAATGTTAAAAGAAATAGGAATAAAAGAAGAAAATATAAAAGGCGATTGGTTTCCAAATTACCCAAAGTTTTAAAGAAATTTTAAAACAATAAAAATTCCAATCAACCCTCCAATCCCTCCAAGTATCACAGATGAAAAAGATAAAAATCCTGCACCCCAAAGATTTGGAATCAAACTTCCAATTGTCCCTCCAATAAATGCTCCAATATAAACCAGTGTTTTTTGTGACATAATCTGTATATGAAAAAGTTTCTAACCATAATTATCTTAATCCTTTTTGTAACTGCCTGGTATCTTCTTTTTTACACCAAATCAAAACCAGTTTCTGTAAAAGTTAGTCCAGCCGAAAATAATTTGCAGCTTTTTATCGAGCCGGATTCTGGAAATAAATTCTTAATTGACGCAATCAATAGTGCTTCAAAAGATATTCTAGTAGAAGATTATTTGTTATCAGACAAAGACACAATTACATCTATTGAAAATGCCAAATCTCGCGGTGTTGATGTGCAAGTTTTGCTTGAAGAGCATCCTTTTGGCGGCAGCGGTTTAAATCCTAAAACCAAAACTGATTTAGAATCTCATAACATAAAATTTGAATGGACAAGCTCTAGTTTTGCATTAACTCACGAAAAGTCTCTAATTATAGATGACAAAGAATTATTTATTTTAAGTCAAAATTTAACAACTAGTAGTTTTACCAAAAACAGAGAATACGATATCGAGGATACTAATCAAAATGATGTAAACGAAGTTAAAAATATTTTTTCAAACGATTGGAATAGAACAACTTTTAATCCATCTCAAACTGATTTAGTAATTAGTCCAAACACGTCTCGTCCGTTATTAACTTCATTAATTGAAAGTGCAAATAAAGAAATTGATATAGAAGTAGAAGACATTGATGATCCATCAATATTAAGTTTATTATCGCAAAAATCTCAGGGCGAAATAGTTAATTTGTTAACACCAACTCTTAAACAAGTTAGTTCAAATAAAAAAGCTTTTGATGAATTAAAAAACTCTAAAGTAAATATTAAAACATTATCTTCGCCATATATTCACGGCAAATTAATTTTAATAGATAATCAAAAAGCTTATGTTGGCTCTATTAATTTTTCAACTCAAAGCATTGATGAAAATAGAGAATTGGGAATTATTTTAAATCAGTCCGATATTATAGAAACTTTATCCCAGACATTTGCTGGCGATTGGCAAAAAGCGATGGATTAAATAAGCAACAGAAAAAGAAATTATAGAAACTATTCCAAAAAATACCAAATCATTTTTCGGCGATAAATATTTCCAAACATTTTCTAAAATAATTACGTGAATAAAGAAAACAAAGAAAGAGAGTCTAGAAAGTTCTGACAAAAAATTAATTTTAATTTTGCTAAAAATAAAATACAAAATTCCAAAAACAAAAATTGTATAAATTAAAATAGAAGGTCGAAATTGTATGTAAAATGCTGCAACATTCCATGTTTGATAATATCTGTTAAATCCTTCTTTGAAAATAAAATAAGCTAAATAAATTGTTACAGGAATTAGTAAAACCCATATTTTATTAAGTATTTTTTTAAAATCATTAATATTTCTCACTAAATAAATTCCCAGTATAAAAACAAAAAAATTAAAAACTGCTACAGCAATTGGATAAGGTAGAGGAAAAGTAAAATATTTATAAACATAATTTAAAATTAAAATTTGTATTACAAATAAAACAATCAAGATATATTTTTTTAATTTAATTTTATGCAATATTGGAAAAATTAAATAAAAAATAAATAAAGAAGGGATAAAATAAAGTTGATAAGAAGAGCTCCCATCAATTAATGCATGTATCAAATCTTCACTATGATTTGTGTAGATAAAAAAATAATATATTAAACTCCAAATCAGATATGGCAATAATATTTTCGATAACCTTCTTTTTAAATAATTAAAATAATTTTCATTTTCTCGATATGATAATTCCAAAACAAATCCTGATATCAAAAAAAATAAAGGTACTGCAAATCTTGCAGCCTGATTTAAAAATAAACTAATTTGATTATTAATTAAATCATAATGAGTTACTTCCAGTTCTCGTGTTGTCGTGTGAATAAGGACAACTGCAAAAATTGAAATTAATCTCAAAACATCAATTGTGGTATCATAGTTTTTGCGCATGGGCTTTACTGATAAAGTTTACAAAATAGTTAGTAAAATTCCAAAAGGCAAAGTGGCAACTTATGGTCAAGTTGCAAAACTTGCCGGAAGTCCGCTCGCTTCTCGCGCTGTTGGATTAGCAATGAAAAATAATCCCAATGCTCCGATTGTTCCTTGTCATAGAGTTGTCGCCGCAGACGGAAGTTTAACGGGTTACTCAGGTGTCGGTGGAGTAGAAGGCAAAAGAAAAATGCTCATTAAAGAAGGCGTAGAGTTTAAAGGAAATAAAGTCGACCTTGAAGAATCTCAGTGGAAAAAGTGAGTTGGTTTAGAGAGGATTTTATCCATTACCAATTCTGGCTTACTCCGTAAATCAACATCATTAGTAATATAACAACTTCTTTCAAACTCTTGAATATATGCAGCAATTAATTGCGGATAATGCAATATATTCCAGAATGCTTCTCCAAAACCATTTTTATCCCAATCAAAACTTGAAATTAATCGCACATCAAGCTCAGTTAGGTAATTAGCTCCTCCAGATAAAAAATTAACTTTATTGCCATTGTTATAAGAATTAAATTCTGTAACAGCAATTGGAGTATTGGGTGCTAATTTATGCATATGTAGAATATCTGGGCCCAAAGAAATTTTGTAAGAATAATCAGGATCGATATAATGTTCCAAATCTATACTGCTTGGAGAATATTTATTATAAGTATCAACAGCAAAGACATGCATAAAATTTTCTCCAGGAAAGCCTTTAGTAAATGGCTCACTATTGAAAGGATCAGTATAAATACTCGAATTTACACAATAAATCACTTTCGCCAGATTACTCGAATTTACGACCTGTTTATACATTTTTCTCCAACCGCTATCAAAATCTCTATAACTCATATCTCCAAAAGCATCTTTCGTCCAGGGAGTAAAAGGTTCCCAAAATGGTCTCAAAAAATATGGTTTACCAAAACTATCCATTTTTTTAGTAATCCCTCCCAAAAATTTACTAAACTCCTCAAAATTAGTTGTTAAACCAAATTGGTATCCCAAAGCAAGAACGGGAATTATCCCATGATCAGTTGCTAATTTAATTTGATCGTAAATAAAAGGCATATAGCGCTCATCAATAAAAAAGTTAAAACACTGAGGAGAGGTTTTTAGAGCAGTAGCAACTCTCAAACCTTCACTTGTAAAATTAGTTTGTGGCGAAAAGCCTAGTGCAATAGAACCATCTTGAGGTGTATAAAAAGTAGTTGGCAATCTTGCAGATCTATTCTCGATAACAGCTTGTTTGTAAAATTCACTACCAACTTCAGCAATTTTCTGAAGAGTAAACACGCTCAAAAACAACCCTCCTGCTTTTAAAATCTCTCTTCTTGATACTCCCGAATTTTTTTGTTCAGCTGACAAACTGATCAATTATACTCGTCCTGACAAAATAAATAACATTTATAATTATTCCAAAAAAAATTACAAAAACTAACT
The Patescibacteria group bacterium genome window above contains:
- a CDS encoding DEAD/DEAH box helicase, whose amino-acid sequence is MYNKNRNHKDSFRGGNRNFRNNNHFRSRGGARARFRAKNFDPTNMINNLNSMPQEEVVVKEFIAKNKFSDFKLDRRLETNIINKNYINPTPIQDAAIPELLRGHDLVGIAKTGSGKTAAFLIPLINKVLRNPDQKVLILAPTRELAVQIRDELREFTYNTNLQSVLCIGGVSMHGQIKILRRNPQFVIGTPGRLKDLEDQHQINFNNYRNIVLDEVDHMLDMGFIQDVDYIINKLPYARQSLFFSATITDGVERVMKKFLKNPVTIKIESNAPTANVSQQIVKTNGKSKIEVLHELLISPGFEKVLIFGRTKFGVEKLSRELIDRGFKAASIHGNKSQNQRQRALSEFKDGYVKILLATDVASRGLDIPDVTHVINYELPESYEDYIHRIGRTGRADKKGTALTFVN
- a CDS encoding YdeI/OmpD-associated family protein, which encodes MTQISGGTVHTLPKDLHDALSKDAKALLIWETLTPLARNEWICWTTLVKKQETRNDHVRRVVSELKDGMRRPCCWLGCIHRKDKPLSKSVKYVLSKRKIA
- a CDS encoding VOC family protein codes for the protein MLNFNSILLSTENHKKLAEFYIKVFDMKPTMEDKGYTGFLVGSCFFSIGAHDKIRGKNTNPDRILFNFESKDVKEEFERIKEIEGVKIIKEPYSMGEDNNYWIATLADPDGNYFQLISPWEG
- a CDS encoding ABC transporter ATP-binding protein, with product MQNILKIIKLSKPQHKWIIVDCLLIVVQSVLQQATPIILMYVVNDLTTQITTGKGNYQELTLLFALIFAVNVGLVIINVVNQRLGDHIASRLGKYLTEVFYKKIFTLPQVYFDSELSGKIVNELNRGIISIRDFIGNASNFILPGILQAIFGIIVLAYFDKLIALLAIAVFPVYILISSYSTKKWGEMQAKKNIHEDASRGRIGEVIGNIKLVKTYNTQKREWDYVRDEYQTLNDLYDKQSTQYHVLNFFREFGLEIAFVFILYIIFTKTFNRSLTLGEMVLIIQILNQLRWPLFGMSFILEQVQRAEADSKEFFAVLDLEGTEKFQDKKLPKLLSKPEINLSNVDFAYSEGGKVLNNINLHLNNPEKVAFVGHSGAGKTTLVNLILDLYDPTSGEITIGNKNYKEVSHAWVREHMALVFQDNELFSSTIRENVAYGAEHATDKEIIKALKDANAYEFVMKFKDGLDAKIGERGVKLSGGQKQRIQIARAILHDKPILILDEATSSLDSRSESLVQDALEKLFKNRLVIIIAHRFSTIQNVDRIVVLDAGTIVDEGKPKELAKKKGLYSELLNYQIEGNKKLLSEYELR
- a CDS encoding FAD-dependent oxidoreductase, which produces MKLKLVSKRQEILDVTTFIFEPQEKIKWIAGQYLHWVLHHEPTDDRGSDRWFTISSAPFEKEIHITTRFNKERSSSFKNKLFSLEIGKSIENSYLEGDFIVTDPNKKYIFLAGGIGITPFRSIIKQLDHDKLPINVDLLYANHDQNIVFKKELEEISKRNPNFKITYIFSPEHIDENKIKQIVSFQNKIIYVSGPELMVEDLIKMLKEIGIKEENIKGDWFPNYPKF
- a CDS encoding phospholipase D-like domain-containing protein → MKKFLTIIILILFVTAWYLLFYTKSKPVSVKVSPAENNLQLFIEPDSGNKFLIDAINSASKDILVEDYLLSDKDTITSIENAKSRGVDVQVLLEEHPFGGSGLNPKTKTDLESHNIKFEWTSSSFALTHEKSLIIDDKELFILSQNLTTSSFTKNREYDIEDTNQNDVNEVKNIFSNDWNRTTFNPSQTDLVISPNTSRPLLTSLIESANKEIDIEVEDIDDPSILSLLSQKSQGEIVNLLTPTLKQVSSNKKAFDELKNSKVNIKTLSSPYIHGKLILIDNQKAYVGSINFSTQSIDENRELGIILNQSDIIETLSQTFAGDWQKAMD
- a CDS encoding acyltransferase → MRKNYDTTIDVLRLISIFAVVLIHTTTRELEVTHYDLINNQISLFLNQAARFAVPLFFLISGFVLELSYRENENYFNYLKRRLSKILLPYLIWSLIYYFFIYTNHSEDLIHALIDGSSSYQLYFIPSLFIFYLIFPILHKIKLKKYILIVLFVIQILILNYVYKYFTFPLPYPIAVAVFNFFVFILGIYLVRNINDFKKILNKIWVLLIPVTIYLAYFIFKEGFNRYYQTWNVAAFYIQFRPSILIYTIFVFGILYFIFSKIKINFLSELSRLSFFVFFIHVIILENVWKYLSPKNDLVFFGIVSIISFSVAYLIHRFLPIASKCLG
- a CDS encoding MGMT family protein, whose translation is MGFTDKVYKIVSKIPKGKVATYGQVAKLAGSPLASRAVGLAMKNNPNAPIVPCHRVVAADGSLTGYSGVGGVEGKRKMLIKEGVEFKGNKVDLEESQWKK